A part of Limihaloglobus sulfuriphilus genomic DNA contains:
- the trxA gene encoding thioredoxin, with protein sequence MSDLVIEANSDNFGKIIEQGISLVDFWAPWCGPCKMQVPILEELAAETRDEARILKVNVDEAEDVAMKYGIQAIPTLILFKDGREVRRFVGVQSGESLANAITAQS encoded by the coding sequence ATGTCAGATTTAGTTATAGAAGCTAATTCAGATAACTTTGGAAAAATCATTGAACAGGGAATTAGTCTGGTAGATTTCTGGGCGCCCTGGTGCGGTCCCTGCAAAATGCAGGTGCCGATATTAGAAGAACTGGCCGCGGAAACCAGAGATGAGGCAAGAATTCTAAAAGTGAATGTGGATGAAGCCGAAGATGTTGCGATGAAATATGGGATTCAGGCTATACCGACCCTGATCCTGTTTAAAGACGGGCGTGAAGTCCGGCGTTTTGTCGGCGTACAGTCAGGAGAAAGCCTGGCAAATGCAATAACTGCTCAGTCGTAA
- a CDS encoding DUF6858 family protein, which translates to MEQCHFQDTYPIYSKEFPKTHVAFQNVDEICSYFCDQIENHPFARYVSTFDHYEHTVGIDEGLIDKAIMAAKVVLFCFGKKLTDPRVLSVRPRAIGICETDTHYVVSFLEAPNPLLTEILIKWVSDIKAVPA; encoded by the coding sequence ATGGAACAATGCCATTTTCAAGATACATATCCAATCTACTCAAAAGAATTTCCAAAAACTCATGTTGCTTTTCAGAATGTCGATGAGATTTGTTCGTATTTCTGCGATCAAATCGAAAACCATCCATTTGCCAGATATGTCAGCACTTTTGACCATTATGAACATACTGTTGGAATTGATGAGGGGCTTATTGACAAAGCCATAATGGCGGCCAAGGTGGTTTTGTTCTGTTTTGGAAAAAAACTTACAGACCCTAGGGTTTTATCTGTCCGGCCCAGGGCGATCGGTATCTGCGAGACCGATACCCACTATGTTGTTTCTTTTCTTGAAGCACCGAATCCGCTGCTGACAGAAATACTGATCAAGTGGGTCAGCGATATCAAAGCTGTACCGGCTTAA
- a CDS encoding DUF5320 domain-containing protein, which produces MPGGDGTGPGGMGPMTGRAAGFCVGYSVPGYANPVGGRGYFGWGRGGGWGRRNWFYATGLPGWQRAGYGVPAYSRAGFAPTAAPQQEIDALKGQAEYLGDTLDGIQKRIEELESQKNSKE; this is translated from the coding sequence ATGCCAGGTGGCGATGGAACAGGTCCCGGAGGAATGGGACCAATGACAGGTAGAGCCGCGGGTTTTTGCGTCGGCTATTCAGTGCCGGGTTATGCAAATCCTGTTGGCGGACGTGGATATTTCGGCTGGGGCCGCGGCGGAGGCTGGGGTCGCCGTAACTGGTTCTATGCAACCGGTCTTCCAGGGTGGCAAAGAGCTGGATACGGCGTACCGGCATATAGCCGCGCAGGGTTTGCGCCAACAGCTGCACCACAGCAAGAGATAGACGCTCTCAAAGGCCAGGCCGAATACCTTGGAGATACGCTTGATGGGATACAAAAGCGTATTGAGGAACTAGAAAGCCAGAAAAACAGCAAAGAGTGA
- a CDS encoding NifB/NifX family molybdenum-iron cluster-binding protein, translating into MRIAISIWQNNVSSVFDFANKLLLVELENGKEKNRKEVFLTELSGQEKAIRLRRLNVDVLICGAISRSLNDVLNSSEIKVLPFVTGRTEQVLDAYKTGLLYLPKYALPGCWKGARKGFDSRQDRHNRDL; encoded by the coding sequence ATGAGAATTGCAATATCAATTTGGCAGAATAATGTTTCGAGCGTCTTTGACTTTGCCAATAAACTTCTGCTCGTCGAGTTGGAAAACGGTAAAGAAAAAAACCGTAAGGAAGTTTTTTTGACAGAGCTAAGCGGACAGGAAAAAGCAATTAGATTGAGGCGGCTGAATGTTGATGTGCTCATCTGCGGGGCAATCTCCAGGTCGTTGAATGATGTCTTGAACAGCTCAGAAATTAAGGTGCTGCCCTTTGTTACAGGCAGGACAGAGCAGGTTTTGGATGCATACAAAACAGGACTGTTGTATCTGCCAAAATATGCCTTGCCCGGCTGCTGGAAAGGTGCCCGCAAAGGTTTTGACAGCCGGCAAGACAGACATAACAGAGATTTATAA
- a CDS encoding sigma-54 interaction domain-containing protein, producing the protein MKHEPVQQKDVILDSIADGVFTVNKNWRITTYNRAAEQITGIPRRKAIGLICKDVLRADVCENNCALRHTMDTGEPVINKPVCIISAQGRRKSITISTALLKDKKGQVIGGVETFRDMTVVEELRKQVKKQYSCEDIISRNHKIQELFDILPQVAQSNCTVLLEGQTGTGKELFARAIHNLSPRKDKPFIAVNCSALPDTLLESELFGYKAGAFTDAKKDKPGRFALAEGGTIFLDEIGEMSSSVQVKLLRVLQEKTYEPVGAVSSEKANVRIITATNKDVEELVEKDMFRDDLYYRINVVKLCLPPLKERNEDIPLLVDHFVHKFNQVYDKNICCLSDNAMAALMSYEFPGNIRELENIIEHSFILCHGDVIEAKDLPPAIQKDVGGKDQNLDNFRTLRQMEALMIERALSRNGGNRTAAAKELGINASTLFRKLKNINSTSK; encoded by the coding sequence ATGAAACATGAACCTGTTCAACAAAAAGATGTAATTTTAGACAGTATTGCTGATGGTGTCTTCACTGTTAATAAAAACTGGCGTATCACGACCTATAACCGGGCCGCCGAGCAGATAACCGGAATACCTCGTCGAAAAGCAATAGGTTTGATTTGCAAAGATGTTCTGCGTGCCGATGTCTGTGAAAACAACTGCGCCCTGAGGCACACAATGGATACAGGTGAACCGGTAATTAACAAGCCTGTTTGTATAATAAGTGCGCAAGGCAGACGCAAATCCATTACAATATCCACCGCCTTGCTTAAGGACAAAAAAGGTCAGGTTATAGGCGGAGTGGAAACATTTCGGGATATGACTGTTGTTGAAGAACTGAGAAAGCAGGTCAAAAAACAGTACAGCTGCGAAGACATAATCAGCCGCAACCACAAAATTCAGGAACTTTTTGACATTCTGCCGCAGGTTGCCCAAAGCAATTGCACAGTTTTGCTTGAAGGCCAGACTGGAACAGGCAAAGAGCTTTTCGCCAGGGCTATTCACAATCTGAGCCCCCGCAAAGATAAGCCTTTTATCGCCGTTAACTGCAGTGCACTTCCAGATACATTGCTCGAATCTGAGTTATTTGGTTACAAAGCCGGCGCCTTTACCGATGCGAAAAAGGACAAACCGGGCCGATTTGCGTTGGCAGAGGGAGGCACCATTTTCCTGGATGAAATCGGTGAAATGTCCTCGTCCGTTCAGGTTAAACTTCTAAGGGTGCTTCAGGAAAAAACTTATGAACCAGTTGGCGCCGTTTCTTCTGAAAAAGCAAATGTACGGATTATCACCGCGACTAACAAAGATGTAGAGGAGCTGGTTGAGAAGGATATGTTCAGGGATGACCTTTATTATCGAATCAACGTAGTTAAACTCTGCCTTCCGCCTCTGAAGGAAAGAAATGAAGATATACCGCTTCTTGTTGATCATTTTGTACATAAATTCAATCAGGTTTACGACAAAAACATCTGCTGCCTAAGTGACAACGCAATGGCAGCACTTATGAGTTATGAATTTCCCGGCAATATAAGGGAGCTTGAAAATATTATTGAGCACAGCTTTATCCTTTGTCACGGCGACGTTATTGAGGCCAAAGATTTGCCCCCGGCAATCCAAAAAGATGTCGGAGGCAAGGATCAAAACCTTGACAATTTCAGGACTCTCAGACAGATGGAAGCTCTGATGATAGAAAGGGCTTTGAGTCGTAATGGAGGCAATCGTACGGCGGCAGCAAAGGAATTGGGGATAAATGCCAGCACACTTTTCAGAAAACTAAAAAACATCAATTCTACCAGCAAATAA
- a CDS encoding sigma-54 interaction domain-containing protein — protein MKKLDKINHYFREALLETVPCAVFMVDQNHQVIYWNNSAEEITGYNESEIVGQTCEKLRLNICANQDPETRKTFCPLLSGGNYGEVECEMRKKDGSVVPVMRKSRPVFDDQNQIIGAIEALIDVSLIKQARTEIRLLKHEIARRGKFGQMVGRSEKMQRLYELIQVVSKNDANILIEGETGTGKELVAKTIHSESNRSDKIFLAVNCGALTQSLLEAELFGHRKGAFTGAVENREGCFETAFGGTLFLDEIGEMPLSSQVKLLRVLQEKEVTRVGESLPRPIDVRVIAASNKKLSDLVNTGQFRDDLYYRLHVVELNVPPLRERKEDLQDLISHFISQFNEEYNKSIEGCSPQAMDRFINHNWPGNIRELEHVIEHAFAVTTSSQKVITFDSLPATLTGPNKPFSKVKSAKTRDFDERSKLEEVLAKAEGNKSQAARMLGITRAGLYKKLRRFGL, from the coding sequence ATGAAAAAACTTGACAAAATCAACCATTATTTCAGAGAAGCACTTCTGGAAACAGTACCCTGCGCTGTCTTTATGGTTGATCAGAACCATCAGGTTATTTACTGGAATAACTCGGCAGAAGAAATAACAGGCTACAATGAATCTGAGATAGTCGGCCAAACCTGCGAAAAATTAAGGTTGAATATCTGTGCCAATCAAGACCCTGAAACACGCAAAACATTCTGTCCATTGCTTTCCGGCGGCAATTACGGAGAGGTGGAATGCGAAATGCGTAAAAAAGACGGTTCTGTTGTTCCTGTGATGCGAAAAAGCCGTCCTGTTTTTGATGATCAGAATCAGATTATCGGCGCAATTGAAGCACTGATTGATGTGAGCCTGATCAAGCAGGCCCGAACAGAGATCCGTCTTCTCAAACATGAAATCGCCAGACGCGGAAAATTCGGACAAATGGTCGGACGCTCTGAAAAGATGCAAAGGCTTTATGAATTGATCCAGGTAGTCTCTAAGAATGACGCAAACATCCTTATTGAAGGAGAAACCGGAACCGGTAAAGAATTAGTAGCTAAGACAATACATTCCGAAAGCAACAGGTCGGATAAGATATTCCTCGCAGTAAACTGTGGTGCTTTGACACAATCGCTTTTAGAAGCGGAGTTGTTTGGGCACAGAAAAGGGGCTTTTACGGGTGCGGTCGAAAACAGGGAGGGATGTTTTGAGACTGCGTTTGGCGGCACTCTATTTTTGGATGAAATTGGAGAAATGCCGCTTTCATCACAGGTTAAGCTTTTGAGGGTGCTGCAGGAAAAGGAGGTTACGCGGGTTGGCGAGAGTCTGCCAAGGCCAATTGATGTTCGGGTAATAGCAGCTTCCAACAAGAAACTTTCAGATTTAGTTAATACCGGCCAATTCAGAGATGACCTTTATTACCGTCTGCATGTTGTTGAGTTGAATGTGCCGCCGTTACGTGAGCGTAAAGAAGATCTGCAGGATTTAATTTCTCATTTTATAAGTCAGTTCAATGAGGAATATAACAAAAGCATAGAGGGCTGTTCTCCCCAAGCGATGGATCGGTTTATAAATCATAATTGGCCCGGAAACATCCGTGAGCTTGAACATGTAATAGAACACGCTTTTGCGGTTACCACCAGCAGTCAGAAGGTTATCACATTCGATAGTTTGCCTGCAACTTTAACAGGGCCAAACAAACCTTTTTCCAAAGTTAAATCTGCTAAGACAAGAGATTTTGACGAAAGATCAAAGTTAGAAGAAGTCTTAGCCAAAGCTGAAGGCAATAAATCGCAGGCAGCCCGGATGTTAGGTATAACCAGGGCCGGTTTGTATAAGAAATTGCGCCGATTCGGACTGTAA